The sequence TTATCTAAATTTTGCTAATTACGTAATGTTTAGGTAACATTACAATACGATTTAGGTAATACTTAGGAAACATTAAAGAGAAGGAGATTATGAAAAAGCAATTATTGGCACTTACAATGACACTTTTTGTGCTTGGAGCACTAGCAAATAATGGTAACGATAAAGCAGAGAGTCCTAAGCCTGTTAACTATAAAGAAGTAATCTCAAAAATTGAATATCCTAAAGTATGTAAGGAAAAAGGTATTGAAGGGCAAGTAATTGTTACACTTAAAATTGATGAAACGGGTAAAGTAATCAATCATGAGTTCGAGTCTTATCCTTGCTCTGACCTAAGAGATGCTGTAAAAGACATTTTACCAAAATTGAATTTCACTCCTGCAAAAAATAAAAATGGAGAGGCTGTAGTCGGCAAAATAGCTGTACCAGTCAACTTCAAACTTACTATCTGATTTAAATCAGATCAATTTGTAAGCCGCTTCGATCTAAGTCGAAGCGGTTTTTTTATGTCTAACCTTCTTATATTATTTACGTTTAGGGTTTTTATTATTTAATTTACATTTAGAAATTTAATAATCCTTGGGACATGAAAGAATATCAGTTAGGAGAATTTGAAGAGGTTGTACTGCTTACTGTAGCCATTTTACATGAGGATGCTTATGGGGTGTCTATCAAAGAAGATATAGAATCAAGGCTTGAGCGGAGTGTTAGTGTTAGCGCATTGCAAACTGCGCTCCGTAGAATGGAAAAGAAGGGGTATCTAAAATCTGAATTCGGAGAAGCTACTGCTATCCGTGGTGGAAAACGAAAGCGATACTTCAAGGTGACCAAAACAGGAAAAGCTGCTCTGGATCATTCGAAAGAAACCAAGATGAAACTATGGTCTGCAATGCCAGACGTATCATATGAATTCTCAAAAGCATGGATAAGCAACGGTCTTCTCCCCCTTCCTGGGCTACAAGATTCTTAGCATGGTTCCTCAAGGAGGACTACTATGAAGATGTGCAGGGCGATTTAGAAGAGGAATTTCAACTCAAGGCACAAGGACTAAACATTGCTCGCGCAAAGCAATGGTATGCATGGCAGATTATTAGGCTTTTCAAGCCAAGTATGATTAAAGAAATAGAAGCTCAAAACTCAATAGAAAAAGAAACGACTATGTTTAAAAACTACTTTAAAATTGGACTAAGAAACCTTTGGAAGTACAAATCCAGCACAGTTATCAATATCATCGGGTTATCAACAGGTATTGCTGCATTTGTGCTCATTGCACTTTTTGTAAAAGATGAAGTTAGCTATGATCGTCACCATGAATATGCTGAAGATATTTATCGAGTAACAGTAAAAAACTATACGAATGACGGAGACATGAGCAGGCAATGGGCTTTTGCTTCTGCTGGGCATGCTACCAGACTAAAAGATGACTATTCCGAGATCACTCATGCTACCAGGTTTTTCCCATGGGCGTTTCCTGACATCCAGTATAAAGAGCAAGAATTTTTAAGTGAGCAAGTTGTTTTTTGTGACCCAGACGCCTTTGATATTTTCACTTTTGAGTTTATAGAGGGGAGTGCCGAAA is a genomic window of Marinobacter alexandrii containing:
- a CDS encoding energy transducer TonB produces the protein MKKQLLALTMTLFVLGALANNGNDKAESPKPVNYKEVISKIEYPKVCKEKGIEGQVIVTLKIDETGKVINHEFESYPCSDLRDAVKDILPKLNFTPAKNKNGEAVVGKIAVPVNFKLTI
- a CDS encoding helix-turn-helix transcriptional regulator — encoded protein: MKEYQLGEFEEVVLLTVAILHEDAYGVSIKEDIESRLERSVSVSALQTALRRMEKKGYLKSEFGEATAIRGGKRKRYFKVTKTGKAALDHSKETKMKLWSAMPDVSYEFSKAWISNGLLPLPGLQDS